AGTCTTTTATTGTCCACAACTCTGATTTTAGTTCATAAATAAATGTTGTATATTTAGGATTAGACAAGGGGTAATATGCCAATTCTGTGTAACATGTAATTGCCTAATAATATATAAGCAAAGCTGAATAGTCCCAAAAACCACATTTTCGCAAATTTAGAAATATCTTAACTTTGAAGCAGGGCCAGTTATTCTGGGCTAAAAGCATTAGTGATATGCGTACCTTGTTTATAAGTCTTTCAAAGGCTTCTGTACCATGCTCTTCCATGTATCTCTCAGCAGCACTTAAAACATCATCTGACTCACTGAATAAGGACTTCTTTTGGGGAAAATACCAGATTTGTGAGCCTTGTGGAATTGGGATTTGCGGGTTCATATAGAATGGTCTGATGTAATTCCTGTACACAACTGCAGCCCCATTGAAATGAGGCAGAACCAACCAACAACTGAATATCAACTTGGCAAAGGGCCAAATGGGAAGCCTGAAATTAGtaccaaaatattatattggagaaataaaacttaaacagatgtaaagcaaacaaaaaaaaaaaaaaaacagaaaacactGCAAAGACTATAATGTATCCTCACTCACAATCTTTACCCAAACATGAGCAAAAAGAGAGACAAAGTTCAAGGCATTTTAGGTTTCACACAACTGCTGCATTttacaacaacaaaatccacaTGGCCAAGCAACAGACAAATGGGACAATTTTCACTATATCAGGTTACTTGGCCCAATTTCATGCGTGTGAACCTACACTTATCCTTATTTGaaattcttcaaattcttttgacaaataaaaacaagaaggTAAGCAAAACCAAGAGAATGTGAGACGTGAAACTCTTGATATGCTCCAAAAATTACAACTGTTGTTAAATTGTGAAGCGACTATGATAGGGCAATGTTTTCCCCTTGTCCTTCTAAAGGAATAGAGAGAGAACATTCAATAATGGATCATTTATAAGTGAAATGGCATAGAAAATGAAGTTACAATATCTCAAACATGACCATTAGAAGAGGGACTCACACTTCAAGAACTTTTGCAAATGTGAGCTCAAAGAGTGTTAGAATGGAATACAGAATCCAATACGTGAGCCATTGCTGATCATCAGCAGCAGACTTGGTCTCGATCGCCTTAATTGAAGCATATCTGACCATAGAGGCAAAAGGGTAGgcataaaagttgaaaattcaGACACACATTCATTTCCCAAAATGAGATAAATACAACAAAAGGAGCAGCATACTTACAAAGGGTAAGCAAGCGTAACCAAGGGTCTGAAGAAAACATCAATGATAGAATGCATTTAGTAACAGACACACCAAAATGGTTGCCATAAATTGAGcaagagtgaaaaaaaaaagtatatgatttgGAAAAGAAGAGAGGAGATTTACAGAGCAAGAACGTCGAAGTTATTGAAGACAACTTGAAGAAAGTGGTTGTTGTTGTCCGAAGCACCCATATTTTGCAATGaaagttgttttgttttctacAGCTTCAACTTGGAAGTGAGAAAGTGAAGAGGGAAGAAGAAGGTGAGAGAGAGAAGGGGTTTGGAAAAGagtgagaaaagtaagaaagaaAATGCGGGAAAGTTGGCAAACAGCCAAAGTAGTCTTTGAAAAGAACATTTGTTTTGGACACAATCTATTGCGCACGGCCAACGAGGCACCGAATTACACTTTTTTTTCCACCCTTTATAGTGCAAGATGTAGACTTTTAGTTTTTCTAGTTATAATCtattataactatatatatatatatatatatatatatatatatatatatatatatatatttaatttaaaggtCTTGTCCTTAAAGTAttgtgaaaattatttaatctagtttttcaattttttaatgtaatttttatttttgttaaaaataattaatataatatttttttgttaaattagtATTTA
This genomic stretch from Vigna radiata var. radiata cultivar VC1973A chromosome 7, Vradiata_ver6, whole genome shotgun sequence harbors:
- the LOC106767609 gene encoding HVA22-like protein c, with the protein product MGASDNNNHFLQVVFNNFDVLALPLVTLAYPLYASIKAIETKSAADDQQWLTYWILYSILTLFELTFAKVLEVLPIWPFAKLIFSCWLVLPHFNGAAVVYRNYIRPFYMNPQIPIPQGSQIWYFPQKKSLFSESDDVLSAAERYMEEHGTEAFERLINKNDRQARARRNGNYMIFDDDYRY